One segment of Gouania willdenowi unplaced genomic scaffold, fGouWil2.1 scaffold_93_arrow_ctg1, whole genome shotgun sequence DNA contains the following:
- the LOC114461086 gene encoding uncharacterized protein LOC114461086, which yields MLLLQLTLLFVLVLGGSSDNIYIYHRAGDEVIMSCNSVNSSETSCSSINWFYYRDISTTDTIVSDGQINEDSPQADKLSLGRRCSLTITNISSEDAGAYRCRYRNTYEHDTVVYLNILTLSANQSTDPVGGVTLTCTLWVYTDISCVEDNLRWLDEERDELKQDDDEVYYSRQKKCVSDLIITRQINHNRRYTCQFVDNNDVKISADYTLVSTAPVDLTSDSTPNKIIFILNIAKICLLIILVVIVTTVQIKYSRRTGAAEGLKCVHNTVKVD from the exons AtgcttctcctgcagctcacTCTGCTCTTTGTGCTCGTGCTTGGAG GCAGCAGTGACAACATCTATATCTATCACAGAGCTGGAGATGAGGTCATCATGTCCTGTAACAGTGTGAATTCATCTGAAACATCATGTTCTAGCATTAACTGGTTTTACTACAGAGACATATCTACTACTGATACCATTGTTAGTGATGGACAGATTAATGAAGATTCACCTCAAGCTGATAAACTGAGTCTGGGCCGTAGATGTTCTTTGACCATCACAAACATCTCCTCTGAGGACGCAGGAGCTTACAGATGTCGCTATAGGAACACATATGAACACGACACAGTTGTGTATCTGAACATTTTAACAC TCTCAGCAAATCAAAGCACTGATCcagtgggaggagtcacacTGACGTGCACTCTGTGGGTGTACACAGACATCAGTTGTGTAGAAGACAACCTGAGATGGCTGGATGAGGAGAGAGATGAACTGAAgcaagatgatgatgaagtctATTATAGTAGACAgaagaaatgtgtttctgatcTGATAATAACACGTCAGATTAACCACAACAGAAGATACACCTGCCAGTTTGTTGATAACAATGACGTGAAGATTTCTGCTGACTACACACTTGTGTCTACAG CTCCAGTTGATTTAACGTCTGATTCGACTCCAAACAAGATCATCTTCATCCTCAACATTGCAAAGATTTGCCTGCTGATCATCCTGGTTGTTATTGTTACTACTGTTCAGATTAAATACAGTAGGAGGACTGGAGCAGCAGAAG GTCTGAAGTGTGTACACAACACGGTCAAGGTGGACTGA